The following coding sequences lie in one Vitis vinifera cultivar Pinot Noir 40024 chromosome 19, ASM3070453v1 genomic window:
- the LOC104877742 gene encoding uncharacterized protein LOC104877742, with product MTSIIGWRLYFDGAANQSGFGIGILLISPQGDHIPRSVRLAFFDDHRLMNNIVEYEACITGLETALDLGIRQLEIQGDSNLVIQQNQGIWRTRDEKLKPYHAYLDLLIDGFDVLRYIHLPKAENQFVDALATLASMIVIPAGVTVRSLLIETRSAPAYYCLIGEIEDRINLPWYHDIYQFLSCDTYPESTSPKDKRALRQLATRFVICGDALYRRSPDGLLLLCLDRTSADE from the coding sequence ATGACTAGTATTATAGGATGGCggttgtactttgatggtgccgcCAATCAGTCGGGGTTTGGCATTGGTATCTTGTTAATATCACCACAGGGTGATCATATCCCTAGATCAGTCCGGTTAGCATTTTTCGATGATCACCGGTTGATGAATAATATTGTGgagtatgaggcttgcattACAGGTTTGGAGACTGCACTTGATCTTGGCATTAGACAGTTGGAAATCCAAGGGGATTCCAATTTGGTTATACAGCAAAATCAGGGTATCTGGAGGACTCGGGATGAGAAGCTAAAACCCTACCATGCTTACTTGGACCTGTTGATTGATGGATTTGATGTGTTAAGGTATATACATCTGCCCAAGGCGGAAAATCAGTTTGTCGATGCATTAGCCACCTTGGCTTCTATGATTGTGATCCCCGCGGGGGTGACTGTTAGGTCATTGCTGATTGAAACTAGGTCTGCACCAGCTTACTATTGTCTGATTGGAGAGATAGAGGATCGGATTAATTTGCCATGGTATCACGATATTTATCAGTTTCTGTCATGCGACACTTACCCAGAGTCAACCTCGCCCAaagataagagagcattgagacagttggccaccaGATTTGTTATTTGCGGGGATGCACTGTATAGGAGATCACCTGATGGCCTGTTATTATTATGTCTAGACCGTACATCTGCAGATGAGTGA